CTGATTTCTTTGCAGCTTTTCATTGCGGGTTTGATTAATGGCCTAATCACTTTTGTGATCCGTAAGACTGCAGACAAAAATTACCGTTTAAGGGATGTTCTGCTTAAGGATACCTTAAATATCAGAGGAAGTTAATCGTTGCGTAATTTTTAATATTCTATCCTGAAATACTACCTCTGCTATAAAGAATATAGGTACTTTTGCGCCGTGATTTATAAGGCCAGAAAGGCATTTGAATGACAATACCAACAAAACAGCAGATAGAAATGAATATAGCAATTAATGGTTTTGGTCGAATTGGCCGTATATTCTTACGAGCGGCAATTGAGAAAAGCATCAATGTTGTTGCCATCAACGATTTAGGTGATCCGGCGGCACTGGCGCACTTATTTAAGTATGATACGGTGCACAGAGGATTTAAAGGAACAGTTGCTTTTGAATCAGATGCCTTAATTATTAATGGAAAGAAAATTTGGGTATTTTCAAAATCTAAGCCTGAAGAACTTCCCTGGAAAGAACTGGAGATTGATTTGGTACTGGAGTCTACTGGTAAATTCATTAGCAGGGCCGGAGCTGGGTTGCATTTGGTAGCTGGTGCTAAGCAGGTATTAATTTCCGCGCCTGCTGCGGATAAGGATATTCCGATGGTTGTACTCGGGGTAAATGATGAGGTAGTAGACTTGAAATCGCCAATACTTTCCAATGCTTCCTGTACCACTAACAACGTAGCGCCAATGGTGAAGATCCTTGATGATAACTGGGGAGTACAGGAAGGTTATATTACTACCGTTCACTCTATGACCGGAGATCAAAATCTGCATGATGGTCCGCATAAAGATTTAAGAAGGGCAAGAGCCGCTTCGGCTTCTATTATTCCTACAAGTACAGGTGCTGCAAAAGCAATTACTAATATCTTTCCTCACCTGGAGGGAAAATTAGGTGGTGCGGGAATCAGAGTTCCGGTATTGAATGGTTCTCTGACGGATTTTACCTGTCTTCTGAAATCTCCGGCAACTATTGAAGAAATTAATGCAGCTTTTAAAAAGTCTTCAGAAGATGAACTGAAAGCTCTGGTGGAATATACGGAAGATCCGATTGTATCCGTTGATATTTTAGATAACCCGCATTCCTGCATCTTTGATGCACAATTAACTTCTATTGTGGGGGATATGGTTAAAGTGGTGGGCTGGTATGATAATGAATCGGGGTACTCTGCCAGATTGGTTGATCTGATTCAAAAAATTGAAAAAGTAAATGGTTAAATATATATCAGCAGGGCAAACGTTGCCTTTGCGTAGTCTGGTGTTAAGAAATGGGCTGCCAGAAGATCAATGTATCTTCCCTCAGGATGAGGTAACAGGAACTTTTCATATCGGTTATTTCGATAAAGATCAGCTGGTGTCGATAGCGACCCTTTTTCCTGAGGATCATCCCGAATATGGTTCAAAGGGTTTCCGGCTGCGTGGAATGGCTTCTGATCCGGTCTTTGCAGGTAAAGGTTACGGTGCGGCACTCATAAAATTTGTAATTGATGAGCTGACATCCGCTAATGCTGCTTATATTTGGTGCAATGCACGTAGTTCTGCCGTTGCTTTTTATACTAAGCTTGGCTTTACCATGATCTCCGAAGAGTTTGAAATAGCAGGTGTAGGCCCTCATTTCGATATGATCCGGTTGCTGGATGTAAAATAAAAGACAATAAAGCCATAACTCTAAACAATAACAATAATGAAAACAATAGACCAATGTAATTTCAAAGATAAGAAAGCCTTAATCAGGGTGGATTTTAACGTTCCTTTGGATGCTGACTTTAACATTACAGATGACAAGAGAATGCGTGCGGCATTACCTACCATTACTAAAATCTTGAACGATGGTGGTTCGGTAATTCTAATGTCTCACCTGGGGCGTCCTAAAGGTGGGCCTGAGGATAAATATTCTTTGAAACATATTTTAGGCGATCTTTCCAGGATGCTGGATTTGGAGGTGAAATTTGCGGACGATTGTATCGGTGCACAAGCCGTGGATAAAGCCAAAAATCTGGAGCCGGGACAAGTATTGTTATTGGAGAATCTTCGTTTCTATAAAGAAGAAGAGAAAGGCGACCGCGAGTTTGCAGAAAAGTTGTCCAAACTTGGAAATGTATATGTAAATGATGCTTTTGGTACGGCACATCGTGCGCACGCCTCTACATCAATCATTGCAGAATTTTTCCCTAACGATAAATACTTTGGCTATTTAATGGCTGAAGAATTGAAAAATGCAGAAAAAGTAAATCATGGTGCAGTGAAACCTTTCACTGCAATTATGGGTGGGGCTAAGGTGTCTGATAAGATTTTACTGATTGAAAGTTTATTGGATAAAGTTGATAATCTGATCATCGGAGGAGGAATGGCATATACATTTGCCAAAGCTCAAGGTGGAGAGATCGGTACTTCCCTGCTGGAGGAAGATAGAATGGCACTTTGCCTGGAGTTGTTAGATAAAGCGAAAGCCAAAGGAGTAAATTTATATCTCCCACTTGATACCACTATTGCAGATAAATTTGCAAATGATGCGGAGAAAAAGGATGTGGATACAGGTCATATTCCTGCCGACTGGATGGGATTGGATATTGGTCCGAAAACCGTTGAATTGTTCTCTGAAGTGATTAAGAATTCAAAGACCCTGCTTTGGAATGGCCCGATGGGTGTATTTGAAATGGCTAATTTTGAGCATGGAACCCGTGCAGTTGCAAATGCAGTTGTGTCTGCTACTCAGGATAATGCGGCGTTTTCGCTGATTGGTGGAGGTGACTCTGCTGCGGCAATCGCTAAATTTAATTTGGAAGATAAAGTAAGTTATGTATCTACCGGGGGTGGTGCATTGTTGGAGTATATGGAAGGTAAAGAGTTGCCGGGAGTAAAAGCAATCAATGACTAGTTTTTTTGACTAAATTTAGGACAGGCGTTTCGTTTTTGACGAAACGCCTGTTTTTTTTACCACCTTGATTTAGGCCTTTTTAGCCCTTTAAAGCGGCAAAAATCTTGGTACGAAATATGTTGATAATTTTTTGTGGTAGAATGTGGTAAAAAGTGGTAGAAATATCTATTTTTACCCTACATAAAAAGTGCACATATAAAAATGGTTCAACTGTTAGGAGAATTTGATTGTAAATTGGATGCGAAAGGCCGCTTGATGGTTCCTTCGTCTCTGAAAAAACAATTGCCCAACGTTGAGCAAGAGGGACTTGTGATTAACAGAGGTTTTGAAAAGCACCTGGTAATCTATCCTAAAAAAGTATGGGAGGGAATCGTGGAAGAGTTAAGTAAGTTGAATCCATACGAACAAAAAAACAGAGAATTTATTCGGTATTTTACCCGCGGCGCGACGGAATTGACTCTGGATGCGACTGGAAGGGTGAATTTGCCTAAGTCTTTATTGGAATCTGTAGGCATTGAAATCAGTGCTGAACTGGTATTGGCCTGTCAGTTTGATAAGATCGAAATCTGGTCCAAAAAAGCTTATGATGCTTTGTTTGATAAAGAGCCTGAAAACTTTGCAATGCTTGCAGAAGAAGTGATGGGCAATAAGAACAGGAGGAATGATGGAGAATAATTACCACATCCCTGTAATGTTAAAAGAATGTATCGATGGTTTGAATATCAAACCTGATGGTGTATATGTGGACGTGACCTTTGGTGGTGGCGGACATTCAAGAGAAATCCTGAAGCATTTAGGTAAGGACGGAGTGTTGATCGCCTTCGATCAGGATCCTGATGCCCAAAGGAATAAGATTGATGACCCACGTTTTATTTTTGTAGACCAGAATTTTGCCTTTATTAAAAATAACCTGCGCTTGCTGGGTTATAAAGCAGTAGATGGAATTCTAGCCGACCTTGGCGTTTCTTCTCATCAGTTTGATGTGCCGGAAAGAGGTTTTTCTACCAGGTTCGAATCTGATCTGGATATGCGTATGGATAAACAAGGCGCTTTAACGGCTGCTGAAGTTTTAAATACCTATACAGAAGACAAGCTTCATAAAATTTTCGGAATCTATGGCGAAGTGAAAAATGCTAAATCACTGGCCCGCGCCATTGTTACCGGCCGTGTGGAACAGCCGATTAAAACACTTGCTGATTTTAAAAGAGCTGCAGGTGCACATATTCCGAAAGGAAAAGAGCATAAATATATGGCTCAGGTGTTTCAGGCTTTACGCATTGAGGTCAACGCAGAAATAGAGGTGCTGGAGAATTTTTTAATGCAAACTGCTGATGTGTTGAAAACAGAAGGCCGTTTGGTGGTGATGTCTTACCATTCTCTGGAAGACAGACCAGTTAAAAATTTTATAGCAAAGGGGAAATTTAAAGGTGAGGTGGAAAAAGATTTTTATGGGAACGAACAAAAGCCCTTTAAAATCATCACCCGAAAAGCGGTGATAGCGGATGCTGAAGAGCTGGAACGCAATAGTCGGGCAAGGAGTGCCAAACTCCGGATTGGAGAAAAGCTATGAATAACGAGTTCAGGCATCATATAGAAGAGGAGGATTTGGAACCTGAAGAAATTCAGATCAAGAAACCACGGAGGAAAGAAAGAGAGCCTGAAGGTGAAAAAGCGTTCTTTAAAAAGTTATTTACCGAAGGTGTAGTAACTAAGGAAGCGGCAACAGATATGTTACCGTTTTTACTGTTTTTATCTGTTTTGTGTATGCTGTACATTGCAAACAGCCATATGGCAGTGAAGAACATTAGAAATATTGATAAGTTAAATAAAGAGGTAAAAGAGTTAAGCTGGGAATATAAGTCGCTAAAAGCTGATCTGATGTTCAAAAGCAAATTAACTGAAGTTGCAAAAAAGGTAGATACATTGGGAATTAAGGAATTAACCGAACCTCCTAAAAAAATTGTAATAAACACTAATGAACATTAGAGCAAACATATTATTGCGTGTTTATCTGTCTTTCGGACTGATTGTACTGCTTGCCGTGGCGGTATTGGTCAGACTATGCGATGTACAGTTTGTAGAGGGGCAAAAATGGCGTGCCATGGCCGATAGCCTCTCTACTAAGTATATCAATGTGGAAGCTGCACGTGGAAATATCTATTCATCAGATGGAAGCTTGCTGGCAACTTCTATTCCAGAGTATGAATTGAGGATGGATTTGTTTGCCGGCGGAATAGATGATGATAAGGTGTTCTATGGAAAAGTGGATTCTCTGGCGCTTAAACTATCTCAGTTTTTTAAAGATAAAACGCCTAAAGAGTATTCACGTTACCTGCGTTCAGCAAGACAGGATAGCGCACGTTACTTGCTGATTAAACGTAAAATTGGCTATCAGGAATTGAAAACGATCAGAACATTTCCGTTGTATAACATCGGGAAATATTCAGGTGGTTTAATTGCCGTGCAACAAAACAAAAGAATCAAGCCATTTAAATTCCTGGCTTCCCGGACAATTGGCTATAAAAACGAGAACGTTGCCAATGGAGTAGGACTGGAAGGCGCTTATGGAAACTATATCAATGGTGAAAGTGGTAAAAGGTTAGTTCAGAGAATTGCTGGCGGTGTTTGGATGCCGGTAAATGATGAAGCTGAAGTAGCACCAAAAGAAGGGGCTGATATTATCTCAACCATCGATATCAATATGCAGGATCTTGCTCAAACAGCTTTGGAAAGACAGTTGAAACTTAGTGATGCTGATCATGGAACTGTAATTCTGATGGAAGTGAATACTGGTGAGGTAAGGGCTGTGGCGAATTATACGCGGGTATCTGAAGGTGTTTACGAAGAGAAGTTTAATTATGCAATTGGTGGCAGCCAGGATCCGGGATCTACGTTTAAACTGGCTTCCTATATGGCACTTTTAGAAGATAAAAAAGTCGATACCAATACATTGGTTGAAACTGGTGATGGTTTTTACCGGATTCCAGGACATACGATTAAGGATTCGCATGGTGGAATTGGTACGGTTACGGTGATGAAAGCCTTTGAGCAATCTGCAAATACAGCCATTGCAAAATTGGTGAATATCCATTATAAAGATAATCCTTCCCAGTTTACAGATCATTTGTATGATATCCATATGAATGAGAGGTTGGGCTTGCAAATTCCGGGTGAGACTAAACCGGTAATTAAAAATCCTTCAAACAGGAGCTGGAACAAAAATATGACCCTGCCACAGATGGCTTACGGTTATGAAATGCAGATTACGCCACTTCAGATGCTGACCTTTTATAATGCAGTAGCAAATGATGGAAAATACATTGCGCCAATCTTTGTAAAGGAGATCCGCAGACTCGGAAATCCGATTGAACAGTTTAAAGCGAGAGTGATTAGTGAAAGGATCTGTTCCGAAAAAACAGTAAAAAAATTACAGGCGATGTTAGAGTCGGTTGTGACTAAAGGAACAGGTAAGCTAATGGGCTCTCCGTTTTATAGAGTTGCAGGAAAAACAGGAACAGCACAGGTTGCTGATGGTAATAACGGGTATAAGGCAAAGAGAAGTTATCAGGCTTCTTTCTGTGGTTATTTCCCGGCAGATAAGCCGAAGTACTCCATTATGGTTGCTATCAATGGTCCTAAGAATGGATATTATGGTGCTACAGTAGCAGGGCCGGTATTTAAAGAGATCGCAGACCGCATTTACGCAAGTGATATGCAGATGTATAACAATGTAAAAGACCACTTTGTAGGGAATACGAAAAATCCTGAAGCGAAAGCAGGTCAGAGTAAAGCGGTTAAAAAAGTATATAGTGCTTTAGGGATTAAGTCTCTTTATGCGGCGAAGTCTACGTATTTCAATAGCATTGATACCAATAATGGGGTGGTATACGAAGAGTATAACTCCATCAAAGGGATTATGCCAAACGTAAATGGAATGGGTTTAAAGGATGCGTTGTACCTTTTAGGGAACGTTGGATTGAAAACAAAAGTGATTGGAAGTGGGAAAGTGTTTAGTCAGTCCATCCCTTCAGGAAGTAAAATAGGTAAAGGATTGGCAGTGCAATTAGAATTAAGATAATATGCAGTTACAGGATGTTTTATATGGAATAGCAATAACAAACCTAGTTGGTGTAACCAACAGGGAAGTGACTGCGCTTACTTTTGATTCCCGTCAAATCATTAAGGATGCTGTGTTTTTTGCAATTAAAGGAAGTTTGTCTGATGGACATAAATATATAGCAGATAC
This region of Pedobacter steynii genomic DNA includes:
- a CDS encoding penicillin-binding protein, whose translation is MNIRANILLRVYLSFGLIVLLAVAVLVRLCDVQFVEGQKWRAMADSLSTKYINVEAARGNIYSSDGSLLATSIPEYELRMDLFAGGIDDDKVFYGKVDSLALKLSQFFKDKTPKEYSRYLRSARQDSARYLLIKRKIGYQELKTIRTFPLYNIGKYSGGLIAVQQNKRIKPFKFLASRTIGYKNENVANGVGLEGAYGNYINGESGKRLVQRIAGGVWMPVNDEAEVAPKEGADIISTIDINMQDLAQTALERQLKLSDADHGTVILMEVNTGEVRAVANYTRVSEGVYEEKFNYAIGGSQDPGSTFKLASYMALLEDKKVDTNTLVETGDGFYRIPGHTIKDSHGGIGTVTVMKAFEQSANTAIAKLVNIHYKDNPSQFTDHLYDIHMNERLGLQIPGETKPVIKNPSNRSWNKNMTLPQMAYGYEMQITPLQMLTFYNAVANDGKYIAPIFVKEIRRLGNPIEQFKARVISERICSEKTVKKLQAMLESVVTKGTGKLMGSPFYRVAGKTGTAQVADGNNGYKAKRSYQASFCGYFPADKPKYSIMVAINGPKNGYYGATVAGPVFKEIADRIYASDMQMYNNVKDHFVGNTKNPEAKAGQSKAVKKVYSALGIKSLYAAKSTYFNSIDTNNGVVYEEYNSIKGIMPNVNGMGLKDALYLLGNVGLKTKVIGSGKVFSQSIPSGSKIGKGLAVQLELR
- a CDS encoding FtsL-like putative cell division protein, yielding MNNEFRHHIEEEDLEPEEIQIKKPRRKEREPEGEKAFFKKLFTEGVVTKEAATDMLPFLLFLSVLCMLYIANSHMAVKNIRNIDKLNKEVKELSWEYKSLKADLMFKSKLTEVAKKVDTLGIKELTEPPKKIVINTNEH
- a CDS encoding phosphoglycerate kinase, producing MKTIDQCNFKDKKALIRVDFNVPLDADFNITDDKRMRAALPTITKILNDGGSVILMSHLGRPKGGPEDKYSLKHILGDLSRMLDLEVKFADDCIGAQAVDKAKNLEPGQVLLLENLRFYKEEEKGDREFAEKLSKLGNVYVNDAFGTAHRAHASTSIIAEFFPNDKYFGYLMAEELKNAEKVNHGAVKPFTAIMGGAKVSDKILLIESLLDKVDNLIIGGGMAYTFAKAQGGEIGTSLLEEDRMALCLELLDKAKAKGVNLYLPLDTTIADKFANDAEKKDVDTGHIPADWMGLDIGPKTVELFSEVIKNSKTLLWNGPMGVFEMANFEHGTRAVANAVVSATQDNAAFSLIGGGDSAAAIAKFNLEDKVSYVSTGGGALLEYMEGKELPGVKAIND
- the gap gene encoding type I glyceraldehyde-3-phosphate dehydrogenase, with amino-acid sequence MNIAINGFGRIGRIFLRAAIEKSINVVAINDLGDPAALAHLFKYDTVHRGFKGTVAFESDALIINGKKIWVFSKSKPEELPWKELEIDLVLESTGKFISRAGAGLHLVAGAKQVLISAPAADKDIPMVVLGVNDEVVDLKSPILSNASCTTNNVAPMVKILDDNWGVQEGYITTVHSMTGDQNLHDGPHKDLRRARAASASIIPTSTGAAKAITNIFPHLEGKLGGAGIRVPVLNGSLTDFTCLLKSPATIEEINAAFKKSSEDELKALVEYTEDPIVSVDILDNPHSCIFDAQLTSIVGDMVKVVGWYDNESGYSARLVDLIQKIEKVNG
- the mraZ gene encoding division/cell wall cluster transcriptional repressor MraZ is translated as MVQLLGEFDCKLDAKGRLMVPSSLKKQLPNVEQEGLVINRGFEKHLVIYPKKVWEGIVEELSKLNPYEQKNREFIRYFTRGATELTLDATGRVNLPKSLLESVGIEISAELVLACQFDKIEIWSKKAYDALFDKEPENFAMLAEEVMGNKNRRNDGE
- a CDS encoding GNAT family N-acetyltransferase gives rise to the protein MVKYISAGQTLPLRSLVLRNGLPEDQCIFPQDEVTGTFHIGYFDKDQLVSIATLFPEDHPEYGSKGFRLRGMASDPVFAGKGYGAALIKFVIDELTSANAAYIWCNARSSAVAFYTKLGFTMISEEFEIAGVGPHFDMIRLLDVK
- the rsmH gene encoding 16S rRNA (cytosine(1402)-N(4))-methyltransferase RsmH, with product MENNYHIPVMLKECIDGLNIKPDGVYVDVTFGGGGHSREILKHLGKDGVLIAFDQDPDAQRNKIDDPRFIFVDQNFAFIKNNLRLLGYKAVDGILADLGVSSHQFDVPERGFSTRFESDLDMRMDKQGALTAAEVLNTYTEDKLHKIFGIYGEVKNAKSLARAIVTGRVEQPIKTLADFKRAAGAHIPKGKEHKYMAQVFQALRIEVNAEIEVLENFLMQTADVLKTEGRLVVMSYHSLEDRPVKNFIAKGKFKGEVEKDFYGNEQKPFKIITRKAVIADAEELERNSRARSAKLRIGEKL